In uncultured Desulfuromusa sp., a genomic segment contains:
- the dxs gene encoding 1-deoxy-D-xylulose-5-phosphate synthase, with product METLLSQITSPADLKKLEKNQLPQVAAELRKQIVATVAKNGGHLGSSLGVVELTIALHRVFDSPDDHIIWDVGHQAYAHKLLTGRQEQFNSLRQFNGLSGFPKREESDYDCFGVGHSSTSISAALGMAAGRDISGGDDKVVAVIGDGSLTAGMAFEGLNHAGHLKQKLVVILNDNEMSISPNVGALSSFLSRKMTSDTFIRFKKETEHLLSYVPGIGRDLVNLAKRAEESLKSFMTPGMLFEGFGFDYFGPIDGHNIEELTATLRNVAQINGPVLLHVLTKKGKGYEPAEANPPKFHGIGPFDPETGEVSSSQSGVAVTYTKVFGDTLIDLAREDQRIVAITAAMAEGTGLKKFSEIFPERFFDVGIAEQHAVTFAAGLACRGLRPVVAIYSTFMQRAYDQVIHDVCLQNLPVTFALDRCGLVGADGPTHHGTFDLSFLRHIPNLLIAAPRNEVELQRIMKTASMVDGPFAYRYPRGSGVGLPLSEEIEALDIGRGELLCDGSDGLIIAVGDMVNEALVAARDLSAEGFHLAVIDARFIKPLDENLILSQVEKVPFVMTAEENSLQGGFGASILELISDAGLTVPVERIGIPDHFVGQGTQTELRTQLGLNADGMVRRVLQRSQFQKPKATTA from the coding sequence ATGGAAACACTGCTTTCACAAATAACATCTCCTGCAGATCTGAAAAAACTCGAAAAAAATCAGCTTCCTCAGGTTGCAGCAGAGTTACGCAAACAAATTGTTGCGACTGTGGCCAAAAATGGAGGCCATTTAGGGAGTTCTCTCGGTGTTGTCGAGCTGACAATTGCCCTGCATCGCGTTTTCGATTCCCCCGATGATCATATTATCTGGGACGTGGGTCACCAAGCTTATGCGCATAAGTTACTGACCGGTCGTCAGGAACAATTCAACTCCCTGCGTCAGTTCAATGGTTTGAGTGGATTTCCAAAGCGGGAAGAAAGTGATTATGACTGCTTTGGTGTTGGTCATTCCAGTACTTCAATCTCTGCAGCATTGGGAATGGCTGCAGGACGGGATATCAGCGGAGGCGATGACAAGGTGGTTGCCGTTATTGGAGATGGCTCATTGACTGCAGGAATGGCTTTTGAAGGGCTAAATCATGCGGGCCACTTAAAGCAAAAATTGGTTGTTATTTTAAATGACAACGAAATGTCTATTTCCCCAAATGTCGGTGCTCTTTCCTCATTTCTTAGCCGGAAAATGACCTCTGATACTTTTATTCGGTTTAAGAAAGAAACGGAACATCTCCTCAGTTATGTGCCGGGAATTGGACGTGACCTCGTTAATTTAGCGAAACGTGCCGAAGAATCTCTAAAGAGTTTTATGACTCCGGGGATGCTTTTTGAAGGGTTTGGGTTTGATTATTTCGGACCGATTGATGGCCACAATATTGAAGAATTGACGGCAACTTTACGCAATGTTGCCCAAATTAATGGCCCGGTTTTATTGCATGTCCTGACTAAAAAGGGCAAAGGTTATGAGCCGGCAGAAGCCAACCCCCCCAAGTTTCATGGAATTGGTCCCTTTGATCCTGAGACGGGTGAGGTCAGTAGCAGTCAATCCGGGGTTGCTGTGACTTATACGAAAGTTTTTGGTGATACATTGATTGATCTTGCCAGGGAAGATCAGCGCATTGTTGCAATTACGGCTGCAATGGCCGAGGGGACTGGTCTGAAAAAATTCTCTGAAATTTTTCCAGAGCGATTTTTCGATGTCGGTATCGCTGAACAGCATGCTGTAACATTTGCTGCTGGATTGGCCTGTCGTGGTTTGCGTCCGGTTGTCGCCATCTATTCAACTTTTATGCAGCGCGCTTATGATCAGGTGATCCATGATGTCTGTCTGCAAAATCTCCCGGTAACGTTCGCGTTAGATCGCTGTGGTCTGGTAGGTGCCGATGGTCCAACCCACCATGGAACATTTGATTTATCCTTTTTACGTCACATTCCCAATTTGCTGATTGCGGCTCCCAGAAACGAGGTGGAACTCCAGCGTATTATGAAAACCGCCAGTATGGTGGACGGGCCTTTTGCCTACCGTTATCCACGGGGAAGCGGGGTTGGTTTGCCTTTGAGTGAGGAGATTGAAGCTCTGGACATCGGTCGTGGAGAACTGTTGTGTGATGGTTCTGACGGTCTGATTATTGCTGTGGGCGATATGGTTAATGAAGCACTTGTCGCAGCGCGTGATTTATCTGCAGAAGGGTTCCACCTTGCTGTTATCGACGCCAGGTTTATTAAGCCCTTGGATGAAAATCTGATTCTGTCTCAGGTTGAAAAAGTTCCATTTGTTATGACTGCCGAGGAAAATTCCCTTCAGGGGGGCTTCGGGGCATCTATTCTTGAACTGATCAGTGATGCCGGACTGACAGTTCCTGTCGAACGAATTGGTATTCCCGACCATTTTGTTGGTCAGGGAACGCAGACTGAATTACGGACTCAGCTTGGACTTAATGCTGATGGAATGGTCAGAAGAGTTTTGCAGAGATCACAGTTTCAGAAACCTAAAGCAACCACAGCGTAG
- a CDS encoding GSU3473 family protein, translating into MLIRVRYKDGRIDLVPSKKLDELIVMSEIEQFERSSGWVKVGADPIRSTLRGHYSGFERRR; encoded by the coding sequence ATGCTGATTCGTGTTCGCTATAAAGATGGTCGTATCGATCTCGTTCCCTCTAAAAAACTTGATGAATTGATTGTGATGAGCGAGATTGAGCAATTTGAACGATCAAGCGGCTGGGTGAAAGTAGGAGCCGATCCCATAAGAAGCACGTTGCGTGGTCACTATTCAGGTTTTGAGCGCAGGCGTTAG
- a CDS encoding TSUP family transporter translates to MLELVLIGSVAGLVMGTVGVGGGALIIFSLSVFAHFPQKVAQGTTLFIVAAPISLLAALRYYRQGYVDVKAGLVVMVCFLIFSLIGAQFATQLPNELLRTLVGIILLLMGLKLILFS, encoded by the coding sequence ATGCTTGAGCTTGTTCTCATAGGTTCTGTTGCCGGTCTGGTGATGGGAACTGTCGGTGTTGGCGGAGGTGCGCTGATTATATTCTCCCTTTCTGTCTTTGCACATTTTCCTCAGAAGGTAGCGCAGGGAACGACCTTGTTTATTGTTGCAGCACCAATCAGTTTGTTAGCTGCTTTACGTTATTACCGCCAGGGATATGTTGATGTCAAAGCAGGCTTGGTCGTCATGGTCTGTTTTTTAATTTTCAGTTTGATCGGCGCCCAGTTTGCAACACAATTACCAAATGAATTGTTGAGAACCCTGGTTGGGATTATTCTGCTGTTGATGGGGTTGAAATTAATATTGTTCAGTTGA
- a CDS encoding farnesyl diphosphate synthase has product MSDDWQLQPYLQEKMQLIDAALDRYLPRPDRLPEVLHQAMRYSVFAGGKRIRPVLMLAACEAVGGDIKTVLPAACALEMVHSYSLIHDDLPAMDDDDFRRGSPTNHKVYGEATAILAGDGLLTEAFILLSNPDIWKGVSVDCSREVIHILAKGAGSRGMVGGQVVDMEAEQKPIDLPTLEFIHTHKTGALILAAVEIGALLGGASDKQRAALCRYAEAAGLAFQIADDILDIVADQSQLGKDVGSDQKRGKATYPALLGLSEARCRANDLKRIAFSSLDVFTDSACRPLREIADYIVNRSC; this is encoded by the coding sequence ATGAGTGATGATTGGCAGTTGCAGCCTTATTTGCAGGAGAAAATGCAGCTGATTGATGCTGCTCTGGATCGTTATTTGCCCCGGCCGGATCGTCTTCCGGAGGTTTTACACCAAGCGATGCGCTATTCTGTCTTTGCTGGTGGAAAACGGATTCGTCCAGTTCTGATGCTTGCGGCTTGTGAAGCTGTCGGTGGGGATATCAAAACCGTATTACCGGCAGCTTGTGCGCTTGAAATGGTCCACAGTTATTCATTGATCCATGATGATCTTCCGGCAATGGATGACGATGATTTCAGGCGCGGGAGTCCAACCAATCACAAGGTTTATGGTGAAGCGACTGCAATCTTGGCTGGTGATGGATTATTGACGGAGGCATTTATTCTCCTTTCTAATCCTGATATCTGGAAAGGTGTATCGGTTGATTGCTCCCGTGAAGTGATCCATATCCTGGCAAAAGGTGCGGGCTCTCGTGGTATGGTGGGTGGGCAGGTGGTTGATATGGAGGCTGAACAGAAACCGATTGATTTGCCAACCCTTGAATTTATTCACACGCATAAAACCGGTGCTTTGATCTTGGCTGCTGTTGAGATTGGTGCTTTGCTAGGTGGGGCATCCGACAAACAGCGTGCAGCTCTGTGTCGCTATGCGGAAGCGGCTGGTCTAGCATTTCAGATTGCCGATGATATTCTTGATATCGTTGCGGATCAGTCACAGCTGGGGAAAGATGTCGGCAGTGACCAGAAACGTGGTAAAGCAACTTATCCCGCTTTACTTGGTCTCTCTGAAGCACGTTGTCGTGCCAATGACCTGAAGCGCATTGCCTTTTCTTCGTTGGACGTATTTACCGATTCCGCCTGTCGCCCGTTGCGTGAGATTGCTGATTATATCGTTAATCGTTCTTGCTGA
- a CDS encoding AAA family ATPase, with the protein MARKVFIAATGMNSGKTTTSLSLMHMAKKKYERVGFIKPIGPKPVQFEGLIADKDAVVMARYFGLVNDLHLMSPFVLQQGDTKRIMDGIIKKSDIAQKMLDAIAELDAKNDFLIIEGAGHTGVGTLLGCNNARIARETNATVLMVTGGGLGNVVDSAQTNLALFQKEGAKVSAILVNKIIAEKRDQTLRYLQKAFVDEDIQVIGGFNYHPILANPTLRRIATVLDTKIRATEEQEQRIVHKVQIGAASAQRVVELLEPSTLIIVNRSRDELLVTLSNLYQLEEYRHKIAGIIIPGVGEISHITQKIINSSGIPYIRAELTSSHVFEIIRDDVSKLTAEDTHKIRLITDLAEKRFDFEAIDALLD; encoded by the coding sequence ATGGCGCGTAAAGTGTTTATAGCAGCAACTGGAATGAACAGCGGTAAGACAACAACAAGTCTTTCATTGATGCATATGGCGAAAAAAAAATATGAAAGGGTTGGTTTTATCAAGCCTATTGGGCCAAAGCCTGTTCAGTTTGAGGGATTGATTGCTGATAAAGATGCCGTTGTTATGGCGCGATACTTTGGTCTTGTTAACGATTTGCATTTAATGTCGCCATTTGTTCTCCAGCAAGGAGACACTAAGCGGATTATGGATGGAATCATTAAAAAAAGCGATATTGCCCAGAAAATGCTGGATGCGATAGCAGAATTGGACGCGAAAAATGATTTTTTAATTATCGAAGGAGCGGGACACACGGGTGTTGGTACCCTTCTGGGTTGCAATAATGCCAGAATTGCCAGGGAAACCAATGCAACGGTACTTATGGTGACAGGGGGAGGATTGGGAAACGTAGTCGATTCTGCGCAGACTAATCTCGCTTTGTTTCAGAAAGAGGGTGCGAAGGTCAGCGCAATCCTTGTCAATAAAATTATTGCTGAAAAACGTGATCAGACTTTGCGCTATTTGCAAAAAGCTTTTGTGGATGAAGATATTCAGGTTATTGGTGGCTTCAATTATCATCCGATCCTTGCAAATCCAACATTGCGCCGTATTGCGACAGTTCTTGACACTAAAATAAGAGCGACTGAAGAGCAGGAACAGAGAATTGTTCACAAAGTTCAGATTGGCGCTGCTTCAGCACAGCGAGTGGTGGAACTGCTGGAACCATCAACATTGATCATTGTCAATAGAAGCCGGGATGAACTCCTGGTGACGTTATCCAACCTTTATCAGTTAGAAGAATATCGTCACAAAATTGCCGGGATCATTATTCCTGGAGTCGGTGAGATCAGCCATATTACACAAAAAATTATTAACAGTAGTGGCATCCCCTATATCAGAGCCGAACTTACTTCGTCACACGTTTTTGAAATTATAAGAGATGATGTTTCTAAATTAACGGCAGAAGACACACATAAAATCAGACTCATTACCGATTTGGCGGAAAAGCGATTTGATTTTGAGGCGATTGATGCTTTATTGGATTAA
- a CDS encoding NifB/NifX family molybdenum-iron cluster-binding protein has translation MQKIRVCIGSNDGETIAQTHMGDTKFFYLYDLVLSQGYAFVEKRSNVARDMEHDGADKMKAIIALVADVDVFVARKKSPNFIKIAKQTRYQPVVVTNDDIQDVLALLQGDFVQLNSYVERRRRGEFFEFIPVIS, from the coding sequence ATGCAGAAAATAAGAGTTTGTATCGGATCGAATGATGGAGAAACCATTGCACAAACCCATATGGGAGATACGAAGTTTTTTTATCTCTATGACCTTGTTTTGTCTCAGGGATATGCCTTTGTTGAAAAGCGTAGTAATGTCGCCAGGGATATGGAACATGACGGCGCTGACAAAATGAAAGCAATTATCGCCTTAGTTGCAGATGTCGATGTTTTTGTTGCGCGGAAGAAAAGTCCAAATTTTATCAAAATTGCCAAGCAAACACGATACCAACCGGTTGTTGTCACGAATGACGATATTCAGGACGTTCTCGCTCTGCTGCAAGGTGATTTTGTGCAACTTAATTCTTACGTTGAACGCAGGAGACGTGGGGAGTTTTTTGAATTTATCCCGGTTATCAGCTGA